One region of Deinococcus budaensis genomic DNA includes:
- the clpB gene encoding ATP-dependent chaperone ClpB, producing the protein MNPERFTEAATQAIASAQQLAQANQQQNLTVAHVLRALTDNDTAARALTAAGGDLNVIRAALDAELGKLPRVQGAGENLYLDPALNRAFQKAEQEAKALGDAFIAADALLLALRGESRTVGLPPEQALRQAVSEARKGKTVTSKTSEQQFDALNKYGTDLTQRARDGKFDPVIGRDEEIRRAMQILLRRTKNNPVLIGEPGVGKTAIAEGLAIRVVQGDVPEGLRDKRIVSLEMGSLLAGAKFRGEFEERLKGVIDEVVASQGEVILFVDEIHTIVGAGKTEGSPDAGNMLKPALARGELHLIGATTLDEYREIEKDPALERRFQPVFVDEPSVEDTISILRGIKERYQVHHNVEITDPALVAAAQLSHRYISDRQLPDKAIDLIDESAARLRMALESSPERIDQLARRKLQLEIEREALRREKDQDSQNRLLDLEESLKAVTDELAEVRSRWEAERGEVQQLREKREALDQVRTDIERARRDYDLQKAAELEYGTLPQLEREVQELERKLKGAEFAHMEVTEEDIAAVVSRWTGIPVSKLMEGEREKLLHLEEQLHRRVIGQDRAIVSVADTIRRARAGLNDPNRPLGSFMFLGPTGVGKTELAKALAEFLFDSADAMVRLDMSEYMEKHTVARLIGAPPGYVGYEEGGQLTEAVRRRPYAVLLLDEIEKAHPDVFNVLLQVLDDGRLTDGQGRTVDFRNTLIILTSNIGSPLILEMQHRGEEPEAIRDAVLEELRGEFRPEFLNRVDDIIVFDALTPADLHRIVDIQISGLRRRLAERRVTLHLTDAAKDRLAQIGYDPAFGARPLKRAIAREIETPLAREILAGRVTDGSSLTVDYTGQGFTFEAGVLN; encoded by the coding sequence TTGAATCCCGAACGTTTCACCGAGGCTGCCACGCAGGCCATCGCCAGCGCCCAACAGCTGGCCCAGGCGAACCAGCAGCAGAACCTGACCGTCGCGCACGTGCTGCGCGCCTTGACCGACAACGACACCGCCGCGCGTGCCCTGACCGCTGCCGGGGGCGACCTGAACGTGATCCGCGCCGCGCTCGACGCCGAGCTGGGCAAGCTCCCGCGCGTGCAGGGCGCAGGCGAGAACCTCTATCTCGACCCGGCGCTGAACCGCGCGTTCCAGAAAGCCGAGCAGGAAGCCAAAGCCCTGGGCGACGCCTTTATCGCCGCCGACGCGCTGCTGCTCGCCCTGCGCGGCGAGAGCCGCACGGTGGGATTGCCCCCCGAACAGGCCCTGCGCCAGGCCGTCTCTGAGGCGCGGAAAGGAAAGACCGTGACGAGCAAGACTTCCGAGCAGCAATTCGACGCGCTGAACAAGTACGGCACCGACCTCACCCAGCGCGCCCGCGACGGCAAATTCGACCCGGTGATCGGCCGCGACGAGGAGATTCGCCGCGCGATGCAGATTCTGCTGCGCCGCACCAAGAACAACCCCGTATTGATCGGTGAACCCGGCGTGGGCAAAACCGCCATCGCGGAGGGCCTCGCCATCCGGGTGGTGCAGGGCGACGTGCCCGAGGGCCTGAGGGACAAGCGCATCGTCTCGCTGGAGATGGGCAGCCTGCTGGCCGGGGCGAAGTTCCGGGGCGAGTTCGAGGAGCGCCTCAAGGGCGTGATCGACGAGGTGGTGGCGTCCCAGGGTGAAGTGATCCTCTTCGTGGACGAGATTCACACCATCGTGGGCGCGGGCAAGACCGAGGGCAGCCCCGACGCGGGCAACATGCTCAAGCCCGCGCTGGCACGCGGCGAGCTGCACCTGATCGGCGCCACGACGCTCGACGAGTACCGCGAGATCGAAAAGGACCCGGCGCTGGAGCGGCGCTTCCAGCCCGTCTTTGTGGACGAACCCAGCGTGGAGGACACCATCTCGATCCTGCGCGGCATCAAGGAGCGCTATCAGGTCCACCACAACGTGGAGATCACCGACCCCGCGCTGGTGGCCGCCGCGCAGCTCTCGCACCGCTACATCTCCGACCGCCAGCTCCCCGACAAGGCCATCGACCTGATCGACGAGTCGGCGGCCCGGCTGCGCATGGCGCTGGAGTCCAGCCCCGAGCGCATCGACCAGCTGGCGCGCCGCAAGCTGCAACTGGAGATCGAGCGCGAGGCCCTCAGGCGCGAGAAGGACCAGGACTCGCAAAACCGCCTGCTGGACCTCGAGGAGTCCCTCAAGGCCGTCACGGACGAGCTGGCCGAGGTCCGCAGCCGCTGGGAAGCCGAGCGCGGCGAGGTGCAGCAGCTGCGCGAGAAGCGCGAGGCGCTCGACCAGGTCCGCACCGATATCGAGCGAGCGCGGCGCGACTACGACCTCCAGAAAGCCGCCGAGCTGGAATACGGTACCCTGCCGCAACTGGAGCGCGAGGTACAGGAGCTGGAGCGCAAGCTCAAGGGTGCCGAGTTCGCGCACATGGAGGTGACCGAGGAGGACATTGCCGCCGTGGTGAGCCGCTGGACCGGCATTCCGGTGAGCAAATTGATGGAGGGCGAGCGCGAGAAGCTGCTGCACCTCGAAGAGCAGCTGCACCGCCGGGTGATCGGGCAGGACCGCGCCATCGTGAGCGTGGCCGACACCATCCGCCGGGCGCGGGCGGGCCTCAACGACCCCAACCGGCCCCTGGGATCGTTCATGTTCCTGGGACCGACCGGCGTGGGCAAGACCGAGCTGGCCAAGGCCCTGGCCGAGTTCCTCTTCGACTCGGCGGACGCGATGGTGCGGCTCGACATGTCCGAGTACATGGAGAAGCACACCGTGGCCCGCTTGATCGGGGCGCCTCCCGGCTACGTGGGTTACGAGGAGGGCGGGCAGCTCACCGAGGCCGTCCGGCGCCGCCCCTACGCGGTGCTGCTGCTCGACGAGATCGAAAAGGCGCACCCCGACGTGTTCAACGTGCTGCTGCAAGTCCTGGACGACGGGCGCCTCACCGACGGTCAGGGCCGCACGGTGGACTTCCGCAACACCCTGATCATCCTGACGAGCAACATCGGCTCGCCGCTGATCCTGGAGATGCAGCACCGGGGGGAGGAGCCGGAGGCCATCCGCGACGCCGTGCTGGAGGAGCTGCGCGGCGAGTTCCGGCCCGAGTTCCTCAACCGGGTGGACGACATTATCGTCTTCGACGCGTTGACCCCGGCCGACCTGCACCGCATCGTGGACATCCA